A region of the Oncorhynchus nerka isolate Pitt River linkage group LG9a, Oner_Uvic_2.0, whole genome shotgun sequence genome:
CAGTGACATCACTAAGGCGGGACTTTGGTTTAATAAAATAACTTGAGACCTTTTGTTTGATGCAGAACTTACTCAGAAACATGAGTGCTATGTTCCTgtttgtcaacttctgtctgcaattgcattaataaaggtttTTGAATTATTTAATTAAAGATATTGTCATAATGCTAATTTCACCAATAAACCAATGAGTGACAAAGAAGGCCGTAAGGAACGAACCCTAacaggttcaagtccggagactgagcaCAATTTATTTATGGATTTTgatgtgttcttggggtcattgtcttgctggaagatcccttgtggccaagtttcagcctcctaccagaggcaaccaggttttggcAAAAATGTCCTGTTACTTGGTAGAGTTCATGATgccattgaccttaacaagggtcccaggaccagtggaagcaaaacagccccataacatcaaagatccaccaccatacttTACGGTAGGTATTCTTTTTTGCACATGCATCCTTCTTTCGACGACTGTATTTTCCTATTATCTGAACATAGCATCCGGTTCCACTCCAAGTGCCAATGCcattagcaaactccaagcgttTACATTTGTTGGTTGCTCTTAAAAAAAAATGGGTTTTCAGGaaacccttccaaagagcctaTTGGCATGGAGGTGGCATTGAATTGGAGATTTGGAGATTTGGACTCCAACTTCTGTAAAACTCTGGCCTTTCAATTTTTCTTTGCCTCCCAAACCATTTTCCTCGCTGTGTGTGGGAACAAGATAAACTTGCATCCTCTACAAGGGGATTTTACCATTGTTCCAATGGTTatttccagtggtgtaaagtacttaactaaaaatactttaaagtactactttaagtcgttttttggggtatctgtactttactttgctatttatatttttgacaacaaaatatagtactttttactccatacatttgacaacccaaagtactcattacattttgaatgcttagcaggacaggaaaatgttgaaattcacacacttatcaacacatggtcatccttactgcctatggtctggcggactcactaaacgcaAATGCATCTTTTTGTAAataagtgttggagtgtgccctttcTATCCGTACATTTTTTAAACAataaaatggtgctgtctggtttcctTAATATtaggaattttaaattatttatacttttacttttgatacttaagtatattttagcaattacatttactttttaagtatatttaaacaaaatacttttagacttttactcaaataacattttactgggtgactttcacttttacttgagtaactttctattaaggtctctatacttttactcaagtatgacaattgggtactttttcaccACTGGTTATTTCCCTAAAAGTGGAaagtggtgtatatatatatatattttttttttaaatacatccacaggtacacctccaattgactaaaatgacgtcaattagactatcagaagcttctaaagccatgacatcattttctggaattttccaagctttttaaaggcacagtcaacttagtgtatgttagcttcttacacactggaattgtgaaacagtgaattacaagtgaaataatctgtctgtaaacaattgttggaaaaattacttgtgtcatgcacaaagcagatgtcctaaccgacttgccaaaactatagtttgttaacaagacatttgtggaatagtttaaaaacaagttttaatgactccaacctaagtgtatgtaaacttccaacttcaactgtacatctatGATAGGTTCAGATTTGGTACATCTGTAGACGTTAACATCAAGGTCACAGTGGACTGACCAAATTGTAATGACTTTTCAACGTCCATGGACGCCTGGTGTCAGTTggtgctcagtgggtgaggatgctggttacagtaaatggaaagagagggggctcaTGGGTAGGTATGACATTAACTGAAGGTGACATTAACTGGAGTTGGCCAATTTGGTAACGGAATTACGAGTTTGAATGACTTAATAATTCCTAAATAAAATTTCTAACAGTAAAATCACTATAACTACATTTGTAGGCCTAccattacttgttacttctgtgaacattcattatcctccctcctcaAGAGGTTTTCAAGAGTTTTTTTATAAAGGATTTACAAGGCAATATTTCCTATATTTACAGAAGATAaacaattttttaaaattgttGTTGACcaactggctggagtgtttaaggacatattcaatctctctctatcccagtctgctgtcccaacatgcttcaatatgtccagcattgttcctgtacccaagagaGCAAAAGGttattctgtcatcatgaagtgctttgagtcAAGGATCAtttcacctctaccttacctcacaccctagacccacttcaatttgcacctaaaaccctcacaaacttttacagatgcacaattaagagcatcctgtcgggccgtatcaccgcctggtacagcaactgcaccgcctgcaaatgcagggctctccagagggtggtgcagtctgcccaacgcatcaccggaggcCAACTATCTtcccttcaggacacctacagcacctgatgtcacaggaaggccaaacagatcatcaaggacaacaaccacccaagccaccgcctgttcaccccgttcacagagagactgaaaaacagcttatatctcaaggcaaTCAGACTGGTAAATAGCCATCAccagcacattagaggctgctgccatatatacattgacatgaaatcactggtcactttaataatggaacactaatcactttaataatgttaaaatattttgcattactcatctcacatgtatatgctgtattctgtcctattccactgtatcttagtctacgccgctctgacattgctcacccaaatattgatatattcttaattccattcctttacttgagatttgtgtgtattattgtgaaatgtttagatattactgcactgttggagctagaaacacaagcatttcactacacccacaataacatctgctaaacacgtgtatgtgacaaataacatttgaaatTATTTTAATTGTTGTAGGGGTCTTTACGTCAACgttattgtgttttgatgtacaGACGtgaccaaaagttttgagaattacacaaatattaatttcacaaagtctgctgcctcagtttgtatgatggcaatttgcatatactccagaatgttatgaagagtgatcagatgaattgcaattgattgtaaagtccctctttgccatgcaaatgaactaaaTCCCCcccaaacatttccactgcatttaagccctgccacaaaaggaccagctgacatcatgtcagtgattctctcgttaacacaggtgttgacgaggacaaggctggagatcactctgtcatgctgattgagttcgaataacagactggaagcttcaaaaggaaggtggtgcttggaatcattgttcttcctctgtcaaccatggttacctggaaGCAAACACGTGCCggcatcattgctttgcacaaaaagggcttcacaggcaaggatattgctgccagaaAGATTGCACCtatatcaaccatttatcagatcatcaagaattTCTTGGAGGGCGGTTCAAttgaaagtccagcaagcacctggaccgtctcctaaagttgattcagctgcaggatcggggcaccacctgTACAGagtttgctcaggaatggcagcaggtaggtgtgagtgcatctgcacgcacaatgaggcaaagacttttggaggatggcctggtgtcaagtagggcagcaaagaagatacttctctccaggaaaaacatcagggacagactgatattctgcaaaaggaacagggattggactgctgaggactggggtaaagtcattttctctgatgaatcccctttccgattgtttggggcacctggaaaaaagcttgtccggagaagacaaggtgagtgctaccatcagtcctgtgtcatgccaacagtaaagcatcctgagaacaTTCATGTgtagggttgcttctcagccaagggagagggttcactcacaattttgcctaagaacacagccataaataaagaatggtaccaacacatcctccgagagcaaattctcccaaccatccaggaacagtttggtgacgaacaatgccttttccagcatggagcaccttgccataaggcaaaagtgataactaagtggctcggggaacataACATCGATaatttgggtccatggccaggaaactccccagaccttagtcccattgagaacttgtggttaatcctcaagaggcgggtggacaaacaaaaacccacacattctgacgaactccaagcattgattatgcaagaatgggctgccatcagtcaggatgtggcccagaagttaattgacagcatgccagggcagattgcagaggtcttgaaaaagaagggtcaacactgcaaatattgactctttgcatcaacttcatgtaattgtcaataaaagcctttgacacttatgaaatgcttgtaattatacttcagtattccatagtaacatctgacaaacatATCTAAAGAATTAATAAGGGTCCAGTAGACCAGACCAAAATGTTTTTCACTGtcaaggagaagggagggagagggtctgtcaAAATGTCATTAGTCAGGTGTTGGTCATAGCCCagacagagaagaacagagaggtatactacgttacagctcgagctgttttgcaaggaggaatgggaaaacatttcagtctctcgatgtgcaaaactgatagagacataccccaagcgacttacagctgtaatcgcagaaaaggtggcgctacaaagtattaacttaagggggctgaataattttgcacgcccaatttttcagtttttgatttgttaaaaaagtttgaaatatccaataaatgttgttccacttcatgattgtgtcccacttgttgttgattcttcacaaaaaaatacagttttatatctttatgtttgaagcctgaaatgtggcaaaaggtcgcaaagttcaagggggccgaatactttcgcaaggcactgtacataccatTGGAggatggtgggaggagctataggaagatgggctcattgtaatggctggaatggaataaatagaAAGTATCAAACAGAGGAAACAATTGGAAACCccacgtttgactccgttccattgacCCTCTATAACATCTGCAACtgtgtatgcaaccaataaactttgatttgactgTTCCCAAGCCACCGTACAATGTTTACCTACAGAAGGCATGTTTAGACAATGCTTTGTGAATTCAAAGCTTACACACACCACAGAAGCCATTCACTTCATCAGTAAATATTCCCATCATTCTGGTGATGGGACTCTAATTTGACCGTCTTCCTAAGTGTGTGTGGGCTACCTTTCTCACATTGTGGGTCGTATAGCCTATTCACAATGGGAGAAGTAAATGCATGACAGCAAAATAATATGCCCAAGAAACAACATTGGAATGTACAGTGCCGTATAGCACTTTTCCCTACTAAAGTGAAACCTCAAGGGAGGACTGAACTTTATTGCGAATGTATGGGGCCGAAGAGATACTTGTTTGGGGATTTACTCTAGGCTTAGCTTCGACTTGCATCATGAAACCAATACAAACAGTAACTCAAATACCAGGTGAAAAACAATAGCTTGCATTGAATATACAGTAAGCAAACCAACATACTGTAGCTGCACATTGCCTGAATAAACATCAGTCATTTAGTATAATCTATAACTTAGACAGAGTTGGCAATAATGTAATGGACAGTATACTCAACACTGTAATGACAGAGAGATGTGAACCAAGTATTTAAACCATCTTTTCTTGGCATCAAGTTATCACTAATTGCATTAAAGCAGAAGATGACCTCTGTACTTTAGATGGGAGAAACACCAGCAACGGTCTTCTCCTTGCTGTTGGCGCATCTTCCAACAAAAGTGCTGCAGAATCAATTGAAGAAGAATTGAAGACCAAAAAAAGCGAACATGTTCCATTCAAAGCTGTTTACAGACCATATCACAAGATCAGAGCAGCAACACTTTCTCATAACACAAAAATAGCACAGTACAGTCTTCCCTGTATGCTTCCAGAATCAGTGCCTACCTGCTCCGGAGCCCGAATGTGATTAGAGCGGTAATGACACTGAGTCTCAGCCTGTAAGTGCACAGTGCACTGagcaccacacagagagagcaggcCAAAACGCAGACCCAGAGGATGTAAGTGAAGGAGGATTCGATTTCATTCAAAGTGGACACATTCCCGTCTCCCTCTGATTGATACccgaagtacagtacagtaaaagggAGGAATTTACCTGgacatagacatggaacacagACTAGTTACTGAGGTATGCTCACCTTGCCTGggtgtacagtagtacagtacaagACAGGGGTTTACCTTAGAAACATTGAATACACTGACGTTCTCTCCGTTATGTTAGCCATGTCCTGTGTGAAGTGGATATGATTCAGCAATAACATAATTAGAACATACCTTGTCTTGATCAAATTCACCCAAACATAGAAATGTAACTCATAGTGTGGCCTCTACAAGTGCATCGTCTCTAAATACTAATACAGTTGCAGCAAAGAAAAATAACACAGAGCAGTCATTTTTTTTGGAATACATGTATTCAAATGGTAAAAATAAACAGTGAAAATGGCTAGTTTAAGCCATGCTACAGAGGGATGTTCGAGATTATACAAGGCATATTCAGGATTATTTTGTTCTTATTTTACAAAGCAATATACACGAAGAGGCCAGTATATTAGGTACACCAACCCGTTCACGAAAATGGTTTGCTCCTACAGACAAGTTTGTCATACAGTACAAGTATCCCCATCACACAATATGGCCCAGCCAAAGTAGGCTACATAGAGCATGTCATCTACTTTGttgccacaacaacatacagatTATAAATGGATAAAGCAAATGTAATGCAAATTCAATGCAAAATAAGTCACCACCTTTATTTAATGTATTATTAGACTAGTTTGGCATAGAGCACAATGTATCATAGGCAGAATATTACAAAAAAGGAGCCCCACAATAACATGCTGTGGAAAGTTCAGTTTGTGGTGAAATGAATCACTGACATATTTTCTTGTGTTGCTTTAAATTCCAAGCAcgattgaagctcttcccacaatTAGAGCAGAggtaaggtttctctccagtgtgtagtCGGATGTGTGCTCTTAAATGTCCTGGCAGAAAGAAACTCTTGTCACAGTAAGTACATGTGTGCCGTCGTTCACCCTTGTGAAATAGCAGGTGCATTCTGAGTCCTTGAGCATGATGGTATCCCTTCCCACAATCAGGGCATTTatgtggtttctctcctgtgtgaatgcgCATATGAAGCCGTAATGTCTTTGCGATGTTGAATGTCTTGCCACACTCCTTACACGAGAATGACCTCTCTCCTGTGTGGGTTAACATATGAACCTTCAAGGAGCTGGCCTGCGTAAATGTTTTACTGCACTCTTTGCAAGAGAACGGTGTCTCCCCTGTGTGAGTGCGGCGGTGTATTCTCAAACCTCCGATCTGTTTGAATTTTTTACCACACTCCTCACAAGTGTGGGACTTAACATTGGAATGAACTTGTTTATGTCTGGCCAGTTGGGTGAGGTTAAGAAAGCTTTTCCCACACTCCTCACAGAGGCAGGATTTTTCTGGTTTGGGCCTGTGTGTGTACTGGTgcctctgaagaccatccagaaggccaaagctcttcccacactccTCACAAGAATGCGGTTTGATACCAGTATGGTTTGACTGATGCTCTTGCAATATGGACAGTGTGGAGAAGCTTCGCCCACATTCAGGGCAGGGGAAGGCTGTTCTGTGTACTTGCTTCTGATGCTTTCGCAGACGGTACTCTGAAACAAAACTTTTCCCACATTCAGAGCAGGGCAATGCTTTTTCCTCTCCATGCGCTGCTGACATATGCATTTTCAAgttgtagaggagtgtgtagctcttcccacactgagagCAGATGTGGGGACCCTCGTGGACTTTCATATGTTCTTTAAGGAACTTCAGCACACTGTAGCTCTTTCCACAGTCGTGGCAGGTGTGCAGCTTCTCCCCTTGGTGATTTAGCTGATGATTCTTTAAGCTCTCTGGTCgggtaaaactcttcccacaggcGGTGCAAACATGTGGTCTTTCCCCGCTAtgtgttgtcatgtgcctttttaagCGAGATGCTGAACAGAATTTCCTATCGCACTCGGTGCAACCGTGATTCTTCTCACCGTGCGTTGTCAGGTGCTTCCTTAGGCACGGTGCAGATCGGAAGCTCTTTTCGCATTTTGTGCAACAGTATGTTCTGTCAGCATCATGCATTGTTAGGTGCTGCTTTAAGAGCGATGCATAAGGGAAGCTCTTCTCACAAGTTATGCAATAGTGTAGGGTTTTATCAGTGTGCCTAATCTGGTGTTTTTTCAAATGTAAGGTGGTACGGAAGCTCTTGTCACACTGTGTACAAGAGAAAGACTCTGAATCAGACTCAGAATCCTCCTGTGATAAATCAGAACTGTCTGCTTGGTTTGCTGGCTGATCACTTAGATTCTCTTCTTCCAGTGTGTTCATCTGTTGAGTGTACTCAATGCGCACCTCATCTATTTCAATCTTTATTTCAGGTGAATCAGTGTTAATTGCCTTGTTCTCTGGATCATTGCGGCTTTGGTGTTCATTAATCAAGTTCTCCATCTTGATAGATGGAGGGAAGGGGTGCAGTCTAATTTTCTGTCTGGGGAAAGTGACAGAACATAATGTGTGAAGAGAATATAATATAAAAAGGCATGGCTAATGCAAACAAGACCTCACTTGACACAGACGTTCAATGTTTCATGGTGTTGTGGATGTGGACGACCACAGATTTCAAAGCAAAAAGTGTCTGAACTAAACCAAACGTGAACGTTTGCtgactagctagccagccagccagctaattgGCTAGTTTGATTGCCTGCAGTGCTCATAC
Encoded here:
- the LOC115134699 gene encoding oocyte zinc finger protein XlCOF6-like is translated as MENLINEHQSRNDPENKAINTDSPEIKIEIDEVRIEYTQQMNTLEEENLSDQPANQADSSDLSQEDSESDSESFSCTQCDKSFRTTLHLKKHQIRHTDKTLHYCITCEKSFPYASLLKQHLTMHDADRTYCCTKCEKSFRSAPCLRKHLTTHGEKNHGCTECDRKFCSASRLKRHMTTHSGERPHVCTACGKSFTRPESLKNHQLNHQGEKLHTCHDCGKSYSVLKFLKEHMKVHEGPHICSQCGKSYTLLYNLKMHMSAAHGEEKALPCSECGKSFVSEYRLRKHQKQVHRTAFPCPECGRSFSTLSILQEHQSNHTGIKPHSCEECGKSFGLLDGLQRHQYTHRPKPEKSCLCEECGKSFLNLTQLARHKQVHSNVKSHTCEECGKKFKQIGGLRIHRRTHTGETPFSCKECSKTFTQASSLKVHMLTHTGERSFSCKECGKTFNIAKTLRLHMRIHTGEKPHKCPDCGKGYHHAQGLRMHLLFHKGERRHTCTYCDKSFFLPGHLRAHIRLHTGEKPYLCSNCGKSFNRAWNLKQHKKICQ